Proteins encoded together in one Drosophila albomicans strain 15112-1751.03 chromosome 2R, ASM965048v2, whole genome shotgun sequence window:
- the LOC117573293 gene encoding mitoferrin: MNIDDYESLPTTSVGINMTAGALAGILEHIVMYPLDSVKTRMQSLTSPTKHLNIMGTFQNMITREGIMRPIRGASAVVAGAGPAHSLYFAVYEMTKEQLTKVTSHNHLNYVLSGALATLVHDAISNPTDVIKQRMQMYNSPYTSVVRCMRDVYQKEGLHAFYRSYWTQLVMNIPYQTIHFTTYEFLQNRLNVERKYSPVVHMVAGAAAGASAAAITTPLDVVKTLLNTQETGLTQGMIEAIRKIYRMAGPMGFFKGMTARVLYAMPATAICWSTYEFFKFYLCGMDSEKYKSSITGRSELQTPQQRATDYVLPKSESDEHEAELPEITVAGVAKDGAVLHPAPPTVNAAGAIKTVCELSTRTAAPTINLHTRHTEVKGPYERGFSST, from the exons TCGGTGAAG ACCCGCATGCAGAGCCTGACGTCACCGACCAAACACTTGAACATCATGGGCACCTTTCAGAACATGATCACCCGCGAGGGCATCATGAG GCCAATTAGAGGAGCAAGCGCCGTGGTTGCGGGTGCTGGACCGGCGCATTCTTTGTACTTTGCTGTCTATGAGATGACCAAGGAGCAGCTGACCAAAGTTACATCACACAATCATTTGAATTACG TTCTATCTGGTGCGTTGGCGACGCTGGTTCACGATGCCATCTCCAATCCCACGGACGTGATCAAGCAACGCATGCAAATGTACAACTCGCCATACACCTCGGTGGTGCGATGCATGCGGGATGTGTATCAAAAAGAAGGATTGCATGCCTTCTATCGCTCCTACTGGACGCAGCTCGTCATGAACATACCATATCAGACGATTCACTTTACCACATACGAATTTCTGCAGAATAGG CTGAATGTGGAACGCAAGTACAGTCCAGTGGTGCACATGGTGGCAGGCGCGGCTGCTGGAGCTTCGGCGGCGGCCATAACGACGCCTCTGGACGTGGTGAAGACGTTGCTCAATACACAGGAGACGGGCCTGACACAGGGTATGATCGAGGCTATCCGAAAG ATCTACCGCATGGCTGGTCCAATGGGTTTCTTCAAGGGCATGACAGCTCGTGTGCTGTACGCCATGCCCGCCACGGCCATTTGCTGGTCCACATATGAGTTCTTCAAGTTCTATCTGTGCGGCATGGATTCGGAGAAATACAAATCGTCAATTACGGGTCGCTCGGAGTTGCAGACACCGCAGCAGCGGGCCACCGACTATGTGCTGCCCAAGAGCGAGTCGGATGAGCATGAGGCCGAGCTGCCCGAGATAACAGTTGCTGGTGTGGCCAAGGATGGGGCTGTGCTGCATCCGGCACCGCCAACAGTGAATGCCGCGGGTGCCATTAAAACAGTCTGCGAGCTGTCGACACGAACGGCGGCGCCCACAATCAATCTGCATACGAGGCATACGGAGGTGAAGGGTCCCTACGAGCGGGGCTTCTCCAGTACGTAA